The sequence TGCGGAGAGGAGCCGAAGCGCAGGGTGTCATGCGGACCACCCCTGCGCCCGGCATGCCTACACCCCTACGCCGCCCGTGCCTGCCCCGCCGGCACGCCCTGCCCGTCACCCCCGTCCTCCCCCACCGACTCCCGCACCCGCACCGCCACGCGTCGGCGCAGCGTCTTCCACTCCGCCAGCAACGCGGGGTCGCGCTCCAGCACCAGGTTCAGCACACCGTCCAACAGCCCGACGATGAACCGCCCGCGACGCGCCTCCACCCGGAGCGCCTCGACCGTTCCCGACGACTCCGCCAGGCGGCGAATGCGTGCCTCATGCAGGGTCGTGAGCGCGTCGAGGAGCGCGGTCAGTTGCTCCGCGTAGTCAGCCCGAAGCCCGGCCTTGGTAAAGGCGGCCGCCTGTTCGCGTGCGGCCGCGGCGACGGCCCGAGCCGCGGCCACCTGGGCGACGTGATCCTGCTTTCGCCGCACCCGCAGGATGGCCGCCAACGTGTCGTCGGTCCCGGCGATGGATCGCGTCAGCCGACGGACCGGGGTGAGAAACTCCACCTCGAGCCGGCGCCGCATCTCCTGGTACGACGCAGTCTGCGACTGCCGGCCGCCGCGCGTGCTCTCCCGCAGCTCCGCGAGCGTGGTCATGCGGGTGCTGACCGCGGCGAGCGCGTCCCGGTTGGCCTTCACGTCGGCCGACGACGATTCGACCGGGTGTCGATCCAGGAAATCCACCAACGGTCGGAAGCCATCAAAGGCGCGCTTGTTGTTCGCATTCATGGTCATTGTCGTGTCCTCGTATGGTCGTGTGTGTGCCCAGGCCCGATGTTGGGCCTGGGGTCGGGCACCTCACACCTGCCGGTCGCCGCGAACGACCGTCCAACCCGACACGGCGCGTCCGCCGCATCGTTTACCGCCCTCGGGCCGAGCACGCTCGCGAGACGCGCACGGCCGAAGGCGACTGCCAGGGGAACGCGAATCTCCGTTCCTTACCCTCTAGCAGGATTTCTCAGCTCCATCGCAAGCCCCCCCGCGCACATGTCCACTCGTGGAGACACCGCGCGGTCACTGCGCCGAGCGACTAGCGAGGGAGAGCGGCCGGAGCGTTCGCGCGACTTGAGCCCGCTGACCTAGATGCTGGGACGTGTCGCCAAAACGCGTCTTCCGAGTTTTCGGGAACGCGGCGCAGGTGGGTTCAACCGCGCGGGGCGATTCGTGGAGCGCAGGTCAGATGCGCGGCTACCGGGGGATGACCAGGCGGACCGCCCTGGCCCGATGGTGGACCTGGGGTCCGGCACTTCGCGCCTGCCGGTCGCCGCGAACAACCGAAGGCGACTGCCAGGAACGCGAATTCTCCGTTCCCTTGCCCTTAGCAGGATTTCTCAGCTCCACCGCAAGCCCCCACGCGGAGCAGATGTCAGATTTCGTCGAGAGTGAGCCCCCCTACTTGTTCTGACGCGCGCTCAGTTCCATCGCAAGTCTCCCGCGCACATGTCCCCTCCCGGAGACACGGCGCGGTCACTTCGCCGTGTGACTACCGGGGAGAACGACGGGCGCGTGAGCACGACTCAAGCCCCCCGTGGCCAGGTACCTCAGCGCGGGGCGGGGGGCGTCCTGCCGCGGCGTCCAATCGGGGGCCTGCGCCTGTTGCCTGGGGCGTTCGCGGCGATATCGTTCCTCATCCCTGCAGGAGCGACCGGTGCCGCAGACATCCGCGGTAGTTCACAGTGATCCTGAAATTCTCGGGGAACGCCGGTGTTCGTGGGCACCCGGGTCCCGGTCGATGTCCTGTTCGAGTACCTCGGAGGCGGAGACGCTCTGGATGTGTTTCTCGACCAGTTTCCCTCGGTGACCCATGAGCAGGCGGTTGCTGCCATAGAACTCGGACGAGCTGCCGTGGTGGCCGGTGCGCGTTCTGCTTGACGAGCAGGTGCCGCGGGGTTGGCCGCCTTGCTGACGGGCCACGAGGTGCGCACTCTCACCCAGATGGGGTGGAAGGGGCTGTCGAATGGGAAGCTGCTCGCCACTGCAGCGGAACGGTTCGACGTCTTGGTGACCATGGACAAGCGCATGCCGGTCGATCGGGATGTGTCGGCACACGCGATTGGGGTGGTGCTGGTGCGGGCGATGAGCAATCGGGTGGAGGCCCTGACCCCACTGGTTCCACACATTCTGGAGGCGGTGTCACGCGTGCGCGCCGGCGAGGTCGTCCAAGTCGGTGCCTAGCAGTTGCGCGCGGGGGCGGCTCAGCTCTTTCTTGGGCGCGGGCCGATACGCGGCTACCGGGCTGACCAAGCGAACCGCCCAGGCACGATGGTGGACCTGGGTCCGGCACTTCTCGCCTGCCGGTCGCCGCGAACGACCCATTGCGACTGCCAGGGAACGCGAAACTCCGTTCCCTACCCTCTAGCAGGATTTCTCAGCTCCACCGCAAGCCCCCACGCGGAGCAGATGTCAGATTTTGTCGAGAGTGAGCCCCCTACTTGTTCTGACGCGGACTCAGTTCCATCGCAAGCCCCCCGCGCGCATGGGTGACCGGACCGGGGCTTGTCCGACTCGACGGCGCGGTAATACTACAAGTATGAAGACGGTGTCAACGAAGCGCATCACGGTCGTAGACGTCAGAACGGTCAAGTCGCTGACTGGCCGTGAGGCCGCCCGCACTGGCCTGGATCGCATCAAGCACCTGCTCCTGCATTTCGACGAGCCGCCGAAATTCGCTCCCTGGGCAGCGACGCGGATCAAGAACTCGCGGACTCTCGGGCGTGACTGTAACTGGTCTTGACGAACATGCAGAACCCCGGCGTTGCACGGGAAACCTGTCCAAGTACACGGCGCGCTTCGAGGCGCGGCAGAACCATGCTGCGGCCCGCGACGGTCACTCCGCCGACCGACTAGCGGGGAGAACGATCGAGCGTGCGCGCGACTCGAGCCCCTGACCTACATGCTGGGACGAGTTGCCAAAACGCGTCCTGCGACTTTCAGGAACGCGGCGCCAACGCCTTAAACGGCACGAAATGTTGCACGCACGCCTCAGCACACGACCGAGACGTGTGCCCACGTTCGCGATTCGCGTGCGCACACGAGCATTTCCGCCCGAAACCGAGATCACACGCGTGTGCACAGCGCCAACTCCGGTGTCGCAGCTCACCGCGCGCGCCGCACACCTGGCGTTTCCGCCCGCACCACGACCACGTCGTGTGCGACGATCACCGCGGCCGGCCAGCACACGAGCAATTCCGGGGTCGCCCGTCGCAATCCCCGGCAACACATCGGCGGCACGCCCCGACACACGCGTCGCGCGCCTACTGATGTTGGCAAGTCGCCCCAACACAGCACCAACCCCAGCCGATAACGGAGCGGCCCGCACCGACACCTTCGCCGCGCCGGCCGCATCGGGACCAATTCCGCTCTCAGCGGCAGCACATCGTCAGGACACAGCGCCACTCCAGGTGAGCATGGTCGCGGCTCGCGTGGAGACCTGAGCATTTCCGCCCGACACAGCGCCATTTCCGGCCGCACCTCTCCTGGCGCGGCGATCCAATGAGGCGACGCCACTACACACACCCTGCGATACTGGGGACACTGCCTCCCCGAAGCACGACGGGGCACCGTCGCCGGTGGTGGCCATGCGTCCGCCGGCGCCGGTCAGTCGCTTGAATGCGTGCGCTCGTAGAGGGCGGGAATGCTCTCCTTCAGGCCCCAGAACCGGCGGTCGAGCCTGGCCAACTGCTTGCGCAGCGCGGCGTAGCCTTCGAGCGCTGCCTGGTGTTCGCGCCACGCCCCAGCCGCCGCTTCGACAATGCGGACGCTCGCCCTTGCACCGATGCCCCGAAGAAGCTCGGCGCACTCGTCCATGAACTCGACGCCCTGGTTCTCGATCGTCTGGTAGAGACCGCCATTCGAGATACCGCCTTCGAGCTGGTTGAGTAGCGTGGCAGCGCGGTCGCGTCCCGACTGCGCGCGGGAGATGAATCGTTCGTCATCCGGCGACGACGAGCCGGTGACGACCGCGGGTTGGCCATAACTCACGCCAACCGTGCAAAAGACGCTGAGTCGATGGTCATTGCCGGGTTCGCGCCAGTCGATCAGGCCGTTGCCCGAGGACTCGAAGCTGTGGCCAGCCGCATTCAGCTCCTCGATGGCCTCGACAATGGCCCGTTCAGCGGCGACACGTACTCGCTCCCCGACACGTCGTTCGATCTGGAACTTGTCCATGCGCAGGCTCTCTCACATGCCTAACGTTGCGGGTACACCACGGTGCCGGCGCTCGCGGCGATCCAAGGTGGCGTCGTCACTACACACACCCTGCGAATGGTCCTATCCGGATCCGGTGATCTCCAACTCGACGCGCGTGGCCCTGGACGTGAGCGGAAGGGTGAGCCTGACAAGAGCGTCGCTGCGCTCCTGACGGCTTGTCATGATCACCTTCCGGTCGTGCCGCGCCACCCACGACCGATTCGTCGGCACATTCGCCACCTGCAGCGTCGCCTGCGCCGGTCGGCCGCCACGACTACGCACCGCCAGTTGAAGGACCTGACGCGCTGCGTCAAACCTGGCGCCAAGCACGTCTACGTCGCCAGAAACGCCCTCCAGCGCGGGTTGCCCAAAATGGTCCGGTCCGAACGGGCGGTTGTAGAGGCTCCACATGCCCTCACCGACGTTGAGCCGTGCGTAGGCCAGCATCGCATTGCCAGTCACCGGGTCCATGAAGGTCATGTTGCCGGCGTCATCGTACGGCTGGTCGTGGCGCGGATAGTAAAGTGCGCCGCGATCCCACGTCGGGGTCATGTACCGGTCGGCGTAGCCCAGGAGGCCGCGGAGCGTCTCGGCGTCACCCATCTCCGAGATCCACATGGCAAGGTAGCCGAGGTCCGGGGTTCGCCAGGGGAATGTCCGGTCCCGGGCGGGCGCCGCGCGGCCGGATTGCCGGGCCGCGCGCGTGGCCATCACGTCGCGCGGTGATCGCAAAGTCATCAGCCCGTCGGGGCGCCGCTCGATCCACTCGGCAACTTGTCCAGGGTAGCGGGCCCGTACCTCGTCGCGATTCCATGCATTCATCGCCGAGCCGGCCCAGGCATCGAAGCCGCCGCTGAACGCGTCCACCTTGTGGTCCTGGCGCACCATCCACGTCGAGATGACGTGGCCGTGCGCGTCCAGCATCCCCTTCTTCTCCCATGCTGCCCGGTATCCGGCCGTGGCCTCGGCGGCCAGGTTCGTCCCCTTCCGGACGTCGAAGAAGCGGAAGCCCAGGATCGGGAACTGATTGCAGACGATGAAGACGTTGTTCGGCTCACAGGGAATCCCGTGCCAGCCACTCGCCACCATCTGATCGTAGATGACCTGGTTGAGCGAGGCGTGGTTGTACTCATACGTCTCCGGCCCAAACCCGTAAAAGATCGGGTCATAGCGGAAGGTGAGCGATCCCTTGGCGTCGTACTTGTCGTCGTTGAACAGGGTCGCGTACATGCCGACCATCGCGTGGAGATGGCCGCTATACATGATGTTCTCGCTCTTCACCGGATCGGTCCATCCGTCACGGAGGACCTTGAGCCCCGGATCGAGTCGCGGACCCGAGCGGCTCGTCTCGCGCCAATAGCTCCACACCTCGCGCCGGAGCATCTTGTGAATCAGCTGGTCGAACGTCTTCCGGAAGAGGCCCGGGGCGGCGGGGAGGTGATGGTAGTGCGTCAGGCCGACCGCATACGCCATCTGGGCCAACTGATAGCGATAGGCGGTGAGGTCCTCCTGGCCGGGATCGTTCGATCCCATCATGGCCCACTCTCCGTCCGGAAGGGACGCGAGTCGCTCGATGTGGCGCAGATGGCCGAGCTGCTGTTCGGTGAGGAGAGGGAGCTCCGGTTCGGGCGCCATGGCCCGCGCAAGGCTCGACGTCCCGCGCACGAGAGGAAGGAAGGCGGCGGAGGCTATCGCTCCAGTGAGGAAGTCGCGACGTGAAGTAGACATCGAATCACGGGGTGTGAGGCTGATCGGGCGCACTCGAGAAGATGTCCCAGCCGATCAACACGAACAACCATAGAGGTCGACGACCTCCTTCGCGGCGTGCCCGCCGTCCTTCTGCCGGCGTTGGGTAGAGACCTCCCCGGGTCATCTGACCCATGCCATTCTTCCGCCGCGCGCCCATCACTACCCATCCCCCCTTCCGCCCGCCGTCCTGAAAGCCCCGCAGACCCGCCGCACCGTTCGCAGTGCGTTCCGGTGGAATGTCGACCCCGGGTCCGTCCTGGTCGTCATCGCCCTCACCGGCCTGGCGATCGTCACCCTCTTTGCCTGGACCAGGACGAGCCGAGCCAACGCGGAGCGCCTGCGCGCGGCCGACGGCGCCATTCGGGAGTACGCCGACTTCGCCGCGCGGCTCTTTGCGCAACACACCTTCGAACTCAGCGGCGCAGTCCAACTGCGCCTCCTGCGACCGGCGCTGGCGCGTGCGGCCATCGCCGATGCGCCTCCACTCACGGTCAGCGCGTTCGAACAGGCGGTGCGGCGCGAACTCCAGCGCATGCCACCAGCGTACGACACCGCCATTGTTGGGTTCTTCGTTGTCGATCAGGCGGGCCAGGTGCTGGGGACCGCTGGCGATGCGCGGACCGCGGACATAGCGGCCGCTTTCGTGGTCGAACTGCCGTTCGCGCCGGCCAGCGCCGCAACCACCTGACGTCAGGGTACCGCTGATCCACCTCTCACCGGCGACCGCAACCGCCGACCAGTGTCAGAACGGCAACAGCGCCGGTTCAGAAGGGCAGGAGCGGCCGGTTCCACGGGATGAACCCGAGCACCGAGGCCACCGCGATCCCCCACCAAATAGTAGCGGACTGAAAACGCGCGGAATCGGTCGTGGCCTTCTTGACCTTGGCCAGCCCGATGTGCGCCAGCGCGATGGAGACGAGCATCATGAACACGTGCTCGACCATGAAGTAGCGAACGCCGGCGGTCCGCATCGCCGTCCCCATGTCGGCCATCCCCTGCCGGATCAGCGGACTGATCGCATAAAGCACCAACCCGAGCACGAACCGGATCGAGGTCGCGTTCACGAACAGCCGACCGACGTTCAGGTCCGCCTCGGCGCAGCCCGCGCGGCTCATCCACCCCCGCCAGACGCGGAAGCCGGCCCACACGCCGGCAAGGACGACAAGCCACCGAAAGGCGTTGTGCGAGGCGAGGATGATCTGATAGAGCATGGCGCGGGCGTGGAGGTTCAATGGAAGGTACGTGAACTAGACGGAAGACGGCAGACGGCAGACGGCAGATGGCGGGCGGCAGATGGCGGGCGGCGACTCACGGCCTGCGCCCATCCCCTGGCAGAAGCCCCAGCGCCATGCCCTCCCGCTCCAGCCACCAGCCGCCAGCGCTGATCCGGCCTATCTTCTCCTGCCAGCCCCTGCCCTCCCCCCATGCCACGTCGCCACCTCCTCGCCGTCTTCGCCTTCGCGCCCGCCATCCTCGGCGCCCAGCACTCCTTCTCCGAGGCCGGACGCACCTACGACCCGGCCGTCCCCACCCCACGCGCTGTGCTGGGGTACAACGTCGGCGACCGCTTCACCTCGCACCGGGCCCTCACCCGCTACATCGAGCGCGTCGCGGCCACCTCGCGCCGCGTGAAGGTCGACACCGTCGCCCGCTCGTTCGAGGGGCGGGAGATGTTCCTCCTCACGATCACCTCCGAGTCCAACCACGCCCGCATCGCGGAATTGCAGCGTGACGCCCAGCGCATCGGGGACCCGCGAGGTGCCTCCAACGGCGACCTCGACGCGGCGGCCCGGCGATTGCCCGCGGTCGTGTGGCTCGCGCACTCGGTCCACGGCGGTGAGGCTTCCGGCGTGGAAGCCGGGCTCGCATTGCTCTACCAACTCGCTGCAGGGACCGACGCCGAGACGCGGATGGCCCTCGACAGCACGATCGTCCTCATTGATCCCAACCAGAACCCCGACGGTCGCGAGCGGCACACGCACGACATCGAACGCACCTGGAGCGCGCAGTCGCTGCCGAGCGAGGGCGGCGCGCTGAACAACGCCGGTTCCTGGCCGGGCCCGCGCACGAGCCACTACTCGTTCGACCTCAATCGCGACTGGTTCATTATGTCGCATCCCGAATCGCGCGGGCGCGTCGCCACCTTCCTCAAGTGGTGGCCTCATGTCGCCGTTGACCTACATGAACAGGGATCGAGCGCGACCTTCTACTTTGCCCCGCCGCGTGAGCCGGACAACAAGAACAACCCGAAGCACCTCTTCAAGTGGTTCGACATCTTCGCGCGGCGCATGGCGCCGAGTTCGACAAGCATGGCTGGTCGTACTTTCGGCGTGAGGGATATGACTCGTTCTATCCGGGGTATGGCGAAGGATGGCCGATGTTGACCGGTTCGATCGGGATGCTCTTTGAATCGGCGTCGTCGTCCGGCGGCGGTGTGCGTCGCAACGACGGCACCCTGCGCACGCTCAAGCAGGCCGCCTGGGAGCACTACAGTGCCGAATGGGCCACGGTCCGCACCTCGGCCCGCCGCCGCACAGAACTTGTAGGGGATTACGCCAAGTCACGACGTGACGCGATCTCCATCCATGCGGCGGGCCCGATGCGAGCGATCGTTATGGAACGCGATGGGCAGGGACGCGCCGACTCGCTTGCCCTCAAGCTGAAGGCCAACGGGATCGACGTCTCGCAGCTTACCGCTGACGCCGACCTCAAGGACGCGACGCTGTTTGGTGACAAGGCACCGGCAGCATCCACGCGAGTGCCGGTGGGGAGCTACGTCGTGGACCTCGCGCAACCGCAGGGCCACCTCGCCAAGGCGATCCTCGAGCCCGACGCCGAGCTGGACTCCGCCTTCATCCGCACCGAGTTGGAGCTGCGTCGCCAGGGCCAGGGGAACCGCTTCTATGACATCACCGCCTGGTCCTGGCCGCTGGCCCATCGCGTGCGCGCCTGGCACACGCGCTCCGTCCCGGGGAACCTCCGGCCCGTCGGCGAGTTGCCCCGTGCCGCCATGTCCCGTGCGACGCGCGCGCAGTACGCGTATGCGTTCGAGCCGGGGAGCGAAGCGTCGAATCGACTCTGGCATCATTGCTCAAGGACTCGGTGCGCGTCTGGCATGCGCCGCGCAGCTTCGCGTCGGGTGGGCGCCGCTTCCCGAAGGGTGCGTTTATCGTGCGGGTCGCGATGAACGACTCGTCGGTGCATGACGTCGTCGCGGAGGAGGCCACCCTCGCCGGCGCCACCGTTTTCCGATCGCGTCGGCCGGCGTGGACGAAGGGACCGACCTCGGCTCCAACTCCGTGCGCTTCATCCGGGTCCCGAAGGTGGCGCTGCTCTCCGGACCGCCCGTGAGCGGCAACTCGTGGGGCTTCAGCTGGTTTGCCATGGACCAGCGCATCGGGTATCCGACGACCCTGGTGGACGCGAACATGGTCGCCGGCGGACTCGAGGGATTCAACGTGCTCATCATGCCGGCCGTCCAGGGCGGCGCGCTCGATCGCGCGTTAGGCGACAACGGCAAGGCCGCGCTCGCGACCTGGGTGCGGAACGGTGGGGTCTTGATCACCCTCGACGCCGCGACCGGATGGTTGGCGCAGGAGAGCACGCGCCTCGTGCGCACGCGCCTGCGTCGCGACAGCACACGCGCCGACAGCACCGGCGGTGCCCCGCTCCCCGCGGGCCTCCCCGGCATCATCGCGCGCGACGGTGGACACCTTGTCGCCGCTCCTGGCCGGTGTGTACGAGACCGAGATCCCGGTCTACGCCAACTCCGATCGTATTCTCACCGTTCCGCGAGACCTGCGGGCCGGTGAGGCCGTGATCCGCTTCGCGCCGAAGGAGCGCGTCCGGTTGGCCGGGTACTTCTGGCCGGAGATGCCGGAGCGCGTCGCGTTGTCGCCGTGGCTCTGGACGGAGCGGGTCGGACGTGGCCGCGTGATCGCCTTTGCCCACGACCCGAACTTCCGCGACCTGTTCCGTGGCCTGCTCCCGATCTTTGGCAACGCGGTGCTGCTCGGGGGGACGTTCTGAGTCTCGACTGACGACGCGGTCCACAGGCTGAGGCCGCTTGTGGGCGCGATAGTCGCTTAGGCAGGGGCGCGCCCTTGACAGATTCCGCACTTGCTTTCATGGTAGTTGGCATCCGGGACTGGGAGTGGGGCTATGGAGCAGAGCGTCGTTGGGGGGGGGGGCGTGAGTACATCACGCGTGCTGGTGGATTCTCCCGAGGCTCGTTGTGGCCGGACTTCTACCGTGAGGCCCGGAGGCTGGGTTGGAGGGTGACTGACCTCGAGGCCCGGGACGTGCGGTCCTGCGATGCGGTGCGTGTGTTGGCGGACTCCCGTGGCCTGGCGACCGTCGGCTTGGTCTCCGCCCTGAGGGCGGGCGCGAGGCGCGCACCGATCGTCCTGATATTGAGTCGCGGATCGGCATGCCTGCGTTTTCTGCCCCGCTTGGCGCTGGCGGGCGTTGACGACATGCGATTCGCGAGTGAGCGGGTGACATCGCGGATGGTGTGGGAAATCGAGCAGTCTGCTCGAAGGGCTGACGCGCTCGCGAGTGAGTGTCCGGAGTCACCGACAACACCTCCGGATATTCGTAGTGTTGTCTTGGCCGGTCGCGAGCGCCGGGACGCGGTTGTGGAAGCGCTGCTCGGGATGATTGATCGGCTGCGTGGCGCGAAAGTGAGCGGCGAGGAGGTCGCTCGCCGAATGCGCACCACGGTGAGGACCCTGAATCGGCACCTCGATGCCTGCGGCGTTGTTCCCCTCGGGCCTCTCTTGCGCGCTTCAACGGTCATCCACGGCGATTGGCAGGTCAAGCACATTCTGGATTTGGACAGCCCGAACATGGACAGAAGCGCCCTTGGGGCATGGAGGCGTTCTTGTGCGTGATCCTGACTCGAGGGTTCACTCGTCGCGCCACCACAGGCGGCCAGCTTGGAGAGTTGAGGGAGTCGCCACGGGCATCTCGCTGGTGGCTCCCGGAGGACTGAGGTCGGTCTTGGCGAGTCTTTTCGGCCGCCGGGGATCCTCCAGCGCGGCCTACGGCACGTCGTGCGGAGGTCCGCTCCGGATCGCCACTTTGCTTTTGGGCTGCCTGCTGCTTGCGCCGCTGGAGTCCGTAGGCGCGCAACCACAACTCAGCGGCCGCGTGCATATGGCCGGCGACTCGTCACGACCTGTAGTGGACGTCGAGCTGGCCCTGATCCCCGGGCTGCGCACTGTGCGGAGCGACTCCGCGGGAGCGTTCCGATTCGGCAACGTGTCGCCCGGCACCTACACTCTGCGGGCGAGGCGAGTGGGCTTCGAGGTGTTCACCATGGAGGTGCGTGTGAGTGCTGATCAGGCGCAGACTCCACGTATGTCCGTCCCCTTGCGGAGCGGCGGCGCACGCATGCTTGCCGAAATCAAAGTCTCCGGTCATCGCGTGATGTATCCGGTCCGCCTTGCGGAGCCATATCAGCGGGTGGCGCGGGGAAGGGGCGCATTCTTCACACGGGAGCTGATCGACAGCCTGCAACCGTGGGACGTATTCTCCTTGCTCGATCGTGTCGCGGGAGTGCGGCAGATTGGGCGCGACATCGCGGTCACCAGGTGCGCCAATCACGGCGCGTCCCCGGGCATGCCGGGCAACTTACATGTCTATCTCGACGGGGTGCGCCAGACCAACTTCAACAGTACGCTCAGGCGCAACGCGTTCGACGCAATACGCGACGTCGTGATCCCCTCCGTACAATTGGTAGAGGTGCACGTGTCCATCAATACGATCCCCCCGGAGTTCGCTGACGACGCCTGCGCAGTCATTCTGCTGTGGAGTCGGTGAAGTGGGTCTGGTCCCCTCCCCCGAAGATGGGGAGCAGGGATAGGTTGAGAGTCCTGATCCGCAAGAAGGCGGGAAGGGCGCATGAAGTCCTGATTCACAGCGGAGCAGATCGTGGGCACACGGCGGGAAGTCGCTGGGGGCACCTCGGGGCGGGTCGAGGTCGCGTGCGAGCAGGGCATCACCGGGACCACGCGGTGCCGCTGAAGGCGCCTGTACCGTGGCCTGCGCCGGATGCAGTCATGCGCCTGCGACAGCTCGAGGAGGAGAACCGCCGCTCAAGCGTATCGCGGCTGACCAAGGGACGGACATCGTCGACCCTAAAGAGGTGGCGGCGCGACATTCGTGACCACGACACAACGGCGGCAGGTGTCAGCCATCATCGGGCCGCCCATGGGTTCAGTCGTCCGGCGCGCCTGTCAGCTGGTCGGCTCATCGCGCTCCCGGTGCTCACACCACCCTCCAACGCCTCGAGGACACACCGGTAGTAGCGCGCTTGGCGGCCCTGGCGTAGGAGAGGCGCGGTTCGTCTCCGAGCGGCTGCACCCTGCTGCAGCGTCGAGAAGGCGTCGTGATCAACCACAAGCGTACGCGGCCGGCCGTATCGCGGCGCCAATAGCCCCGGGCGGCGACCGAAGCACACGGTCGAGCCGCAGGTGCCGCTCGCGCCGGCGGCGCGTGCTAACGACTGCTGGTGGATGGAGCAAGGGACAAGCCAAATATGGTCGCCATCAACTCGAGCGAGTTCAGACAACGCCTGCGGGGAAGCCGTTGCGTCACTTCATCCCCGACACCGTGGCGACCAGAATCGTGTCGACGCCCGATGGCCAGTTTGTGAGGACCCAGATTGTTGAATCGCGCGCGTACTGCAAGAGATGTTGCGCCTGAAGGGCGAACGATCCCGTAAGGCGCCCGTACTTCCATATTTCCCATCTGCGTAGAGAGTCCTGCGTCACGCGCTCGATGATGAGACGACCTCCCGACGTAGCGAGCGCGCCACGGATTGGCGGGAAGAACGAAGGACGATAGAGAGCGCGACGCAACTCCCTTTCAGCGCGCCGTGGCCCGCCGAGAAAGGCAACGATCGAGTCGCGCATGACGGCTGAAAGCCACGATGTCTCCGCTGCTGAGATCAGCGGCACAGCCTCCGGCTCAATGCTCGCTTTGCCTACGAGAGTCCACTTCGGCAGTTCGTATCGGTCAACCAGGATGGTGGGTTTGTCGACTCGGGACAGCCGCTGGCGCAGCAGCGTGAGCGCCTGACCGTCTGCGGCGACAACAGGAAGGTCTCGGTACGCCCACGGCTGCAACAATGCGACAACACGGCGCTCATCTGGAGCCGCGAGCTGCATTTCGCGCTTCGACTCCACCAGCGAGTCCACAACTGCCATTCGGCCTGAACCAGCTACTCTTGCGACGGACACGATCGTGTCATCCATGGAGCGGCTTGCACGCGAGCTAGCGACGACGCTACCATCCTTCAGGACTCCAATGACGTATGGCTGCGAGTGAGGCTGTATGGTTGGCAACAACACCTCTCGT comes from Gemmatimonadota bacterium and encodes:
- a CDS encoding carboxypeptidase regulatory-like domain-containing protein; the protein is MASLFGRRGSSSAAYGTSCGGPLRIATLLLGCLLLAPLESVGAQPQLSGRVHMAGDSSRPVVDVELALIPGLRTVRSDSAGAFRFGNVSPGTYTLRARRVGFEVFTMEVRVSADQAQTPRMSVPLRSGGARMLAEIKVSGHRVMYPVRLAEPYQRVARGRGAFFTRELIDSLQPWDVFSLLDRVAGVRQIGRDIAVTRCANHGASPGMPGNLHVYLDGVRQTNFNSTLRRNAFDAIRDVVIPSVQLVEVHVSINTIPPEFADDACAVILLWSR
- a CDS encoding DUF4375 domain-containing protein, whose translation is MDKFQIERRVGERVRVAAERAIVEAIEELNAAGHSFESSGNGLIDWREPGNDHRLSVFCTVGVSYGQPAVVTGSSSPDDERFISRAQSGRDRAATLLNQLEGGISNGGLYQTIENQGVEFMDECAELLRGIGARASVRIVEAAAGAWREHQAALEGYAALRKQLARLDRRFWGLKESIPALYERTHSSD